Proteins co-encoded in one Medicago truncatula cultivar Jemalong A17 chromosome 8, MtrunA17r5.0-ANR, whole genome shotgun sequence genomic window:
- the LOC25480598 gene encoding uncharacterized acetyltransferase At3g50280, whose protein sequence is MSSIKILSTTTIHASNHNLSDSTYHTIHLTPWDLQFLPFGFNQKGLLYQHPFELDRTNQIQHLKDSLSSTLDIFWPFTGRLKITTEHEANTISCSIVCNNEGALFVHAVAKNISVADIVRPTYHPPIHHSFFALNGVKNYEGTSQPLLAIQVTELVDGIFIGFTVNHVIVDGTSFWHFINSWAEISKGCLKISKLPTFDRWFSKGIECPIRFPFTIESRYNDNDEEGKINFPERVFHFKKESIAKLKFKANLEVGTKNISSLQAIFTHIWRSIIRCKKLDPQAEVKFVLDIGIRPRLIPPLPEDYFGNAVIDCVVSIRADDLLKDGGLGKGSLEMNKMIVLHSDERLKNHYENWLITPSFVTSGMANSDSLVIGGSPWFDVYGNDFGWGKPVGVRSGGSNKRNGKIYVYAGVEDGSMDLEVCLPCEILEAIRNDPEFMDVVSY, encoded by the coding sequence ATGAGTTCCATCAAAATCCTCTCCACAACTACAATACATGcatcaaatcataatctttcTGACTCAACTTATCATACAATCCATCTAACCCCATGGGATCTACAATTCCTCCCATTTGGATTCAACCAAAAGGGGCTTCTTTATCAACATCCTTTCGAATTAGATAGAACAAATCAAATCCAACACCTTAAAGACTCTCTTTCTTCTACCCTTGATATTTTTTGGCCCTTCACAGGTCGTCTCAAGATAACAACAGAACACGAAGCTAATACAATTTCGTGTTCCATCGTGTGCAACAACGAAGGTGCACTCTTTGTTCACGCCGTAGCGAAAAACATCAGTGTTGCTGACATAGTTAGACCCACTTATCATCCTCCTATTCACCATTCATTTTTTGCACTAAATGGAGTTAAAAACTACGAAGGAACATCACAACCATTACTTGCAATCCAAGTAACGGAGTTAGTTGACGGCATCTTCATTGGCTTCACAGTTAACCACGTGATTGTTGATGGTACGTCGTTTTGGCATTTCATCAATTCGTGGGCTGAAATCTCGAAAGGTTGTCTTAAAATATCCAAACTTCCAACATTTGATCGTTGGTTTTCGAAAGGTATTGAATGTCCCATTAGATTTCCTTTCACGATAGAGTCACGatataatgataatgatgaagaaggaaaaatcaactTTCCAGAGAGAGTATTTCATTTCAAAAAGGAGAGTATCGCAAAACTAAAATTCAAAGCAAACTTAGAGGTTGgtacaaaaaatatatcttcCTTGCAAGCAATTTTCACTCACATTTGGCGCTCTATTATACGTTGCAAAAAACTTGACCCACAAGCAGAAGTGAAATTCGTGCTGGATATTGGAATTAGACCAAGGTTGATTCCTCCGTTGCCTGAGGATTATTTTGGTAATGCTGTGATAGATTGTGTTGTTAGCATCAGAGCCGATGACTTGTTGAAAGACGGTGGGCTTGGTAAGGGCTCTTTGGAGATGAACAAGATGATTGTTTTGCACTCTGATGAGAGGTTGAAAAATCACTATGAAAATTGGTTAATAACACCGAGTTTTGTCACCTCTGGTATGGCCAACAGTGATTCATTGGTCATTGGTGGTTCTCCTTGGTTTGATGTTTATGGTAATGATTTTGGTTGGGGAAAACCTGTGGGGGTTCGAAGTGGGGgttcaaataaaagaaatggaaagaTTTATGTGTATGCAGGTGTAGAAGATGGTAGCATGGACCTTGAAGTATGTCTTCCTTGTGAAATTTTGGAGGCAATTAGAAATGATCCTGAGTTTATGGATGTTGTGTCCTACTAA